From Leifsonia sp. fls2-241-R2A-40a, one genomic window encodes:
- a CDS encoding acyl-CoA dehydrogenase family protein — protein sequence MTTTLDEAFSIDPLLTDEERGWRDRARAFATDRIRPVIEQDFEDKHFRTEFVAELGALGFLGMHLKDEGCAGAGAVSYGLVCHELEAADSGWRTFVSVQGSLAMSAISKFGSDEQKAEWLPPMARGERIGCFALTEPEGGSDPAAMSTRARRDGDDWVITGTKRWIGLAALADVAVVWAATEDGVRGFVVPTATRGFTATAIDGKLSMRASVQCDIVLDEVRLPASAQLPGARGLSGPFSCLNEARYGIVWGAMGAARDCLEVSIERATTREVFGRPIGATQLIQEKLANMLVEYEKGMLLALHLGRLKEAGTLTPTQISVGKLNSVREALAIAREARTILGGDGITNAFPVMRHMANLESVRTYEGTDEIHTLVLGRALTGLAAFA from the coding sequence GTGACGACGACGCTCGACGAGGCGTTCAGCATCGACCCTCTGCTCACCGACGAGGAGCGCGGCTGGCGGGACCGGGCGCGCGCGTTCGCGACCGACCGCATCCGCCCGGTCATCGAGCAGGACTTCGAGGACAAGCACTTCCGCACCGAGTTCGTGGCCGAGCTCGGCGCACTCGGTTTCCTCGGGATGCACCTGAAGGACGAGGGATGCGCCGGAGCGGGCGCCGTGAGCTACGGCCTGGTCTGCCACGAGCTGGAGGCCGCGGACAGCGGCTGGCGCACCTTCGTCTCCGTACAGGGCTCGCTGGCGATGAGCGCGATCTCCAAGTTCGGCTCGGACGAGCAGAAGGCCGAATGGCTGCCACCGATGGCACGAGGCGAGCGCATCGGCTGCTTCGCGCTCACGGAGCCCGAGGGCGGCAGCGACCCCGCGGCGATGAGCACCCGCGCCCGACGCGACGGCGACGACTGGGTGATCACCGGGACGAAGCGCTGGATCGGCCTGGCGGCTCTGGCGGACGTCGCGGTCGTCTGGGCGGCGACCGAGGACGGCGTTCGCGGCTTCGTCGTGCCGACCGCGACCCGCGGCTTCACGGCGACGGCCATCGACGGGAAGCTGTCGATGCGCGCGTCCGTGCAGTGCGACATCGTCCTCGACGAGGTCCGCCTGCCGGCGTCGGCGCAGCTGCCGGGCGCCCGTGGGCTCTCCGGTCCCTTCTCGTGCCTGAACGAGGCGCGGTACGGAATCGTCTGGGGCGCGATGGGCGCCGCACGCGACTGCCTCGAGGTGTCGATCGAGCGGGCGACCACACGGGAGGTGTTCGGGCGTCCGATCGGCGCGACCCAGCTCATCCAGGAGAAGCTCGCGAACATGCTGGTCGAGTACGAGAAGGGGATGCTGCTCGCCCTGCATCTCGGACGGTTGAAGGAGGCGGGCACGCTCACCCCGACGCAGATCAGCGTCGGCAAGCTCAACAGCGTGCGCGAGGCGCTGGCGATCGCCCGCGAGGCGCGCACCATTCTCGGCGGCGACGGCATCACGAACGCGTTCCCGGTGATGCGGCACATGGCGAACCTCGAATCCGTGCGCACGTATGAGGGGACGGACGAGATCCACACCCTGGTGCTGGGGCGCGCGCTGACCGGGCTGGCGGCGTTCGCGTGA
- a CDS encoding aldehyde dehydrogenase family protein, translated as MSAVEAAAAAAARAATTPTTRDERAGWLEALAAALEAHREELVGIAHEETHLSSARLDGEVTRTAAQLRFFSNVIREGGYLEAVVESPDPSLIPPRPDLRRMLRPLGPVAVYTASNFPFAFSVLGNDTASALAAGCPVVVKAHPGHPRLSRRTAELAEAVVPEEWFSLVEGMDAGTELVRHPLVRAAGFTGSVRGGRALFDLAVSRPDPIPFYGELGSINPVVVTRAAAAERAASIASGLVGSFTRDAGQYCTKPGLVFVPEGGGVEEGVRSGLADAPSSRQLTDGMSRAFADGVAAFEAHPGAEVLRADADADASAPTVVLVDAKTFSADPETFLEECFGPVTVVVRYRDEELPGILSRLEPSLTATIHRGADEDVTALAGTLSAVAGRLLFDGWPTGVAIGWAQHHGGSWPSTTASVHTSVGATAIRRWLAPIAYQDAPEHVLPPELRDANPLGIPRRES; from the coding sequence GTGAGCGCGGTCGAAGCGGCTGCTGCGGCGGCAGCGCGTGCGGCGACGACGCCGACCACGCGCGACGAGCGGGCCGGCTGGCTGGAGGCGCTGGCCGCCGCCCTCGAGGCCCACCGCGAGGAGCTCGTCGGGATCGCGCACGAGGAGACGCATCTCTCCTCCGCACGGCTCGACGGCGAGGTGACCCGCACGGCCGCGCAGCTCCGCTTCTTCTCCAATGTCATCCGCGAGGGCGGCTACCTCGAGGCGGTCGTCGAGTCCCCCGACCCGTCGCTGATCCCCCCGCGCCCGGACCTGCGCCGCATGCTGCGTCCGCTCGGGCCGGTCGCGGTGTACACCGCCTCCAACTTCCCGTTCGCGTTCTCGGTGCTCGGCAACGACACTGCGTCGGCCCTCGCGGCCGGGTGCCCGGTCGTCGTCAAGGCGCACCCCGGGCATCCACGGCTGTCCCGGCGGACCGCCGAGCTCGCTGAGGCGGTCGTGCCCGAGGAATGGTTCTCCCTCGTCGAAGGGATGGACGCGGGGACCGAGCTGGTCCGGCATCCCCTCGTCCGCGCGGCGGGCTTCACCGGGTCGGTGCGCGGCGGGCGCGCGCTGTTCGACCTGGCGGTCTCGCGACCCGACCCCATCCCGTTCTACGGCGAGCTGGGCAGCATCAACCCCGTCGTCGTGACGCGGGCGGCGGCTGCAGAGCGCGCCGCATCCATCGCCTCCGGCCTCGTCGGCTCGTTCACCCGCGACGCCGGGCAGTACTGCACAAAGCCCGGGCTCGTCTTCGTGCCCGAGGGCGGAGGGGTCGAGGAGGGCGTGCGCAGCGGACTCGCGGACGCGCCGTCGAGCCGGCAGCTGACCGACGGGATGTCGCGGGCCTTCGCGGACGGCGTTGCCGCCTTCGAGGCGCATCCCGGTGCGGAGGTGCTGCGGGCGGACGCTGACGCTGACGCCTCGGCGCCGACCGTCGTGCTGGTCGATGCGAAGACGTTCTCGGCGGACCCGGAGACGTTCCTCGAGGAGTGCTTCGGGCCGGTGACCGTGGTCGTGCGCTACCGCGACGAGGAGCTGCCCGGCATCCTTTCGCGTCTCGAGCCGTCGCTCACCGCGACCATCCACCGCGGTGCCGACGAGGACGTGACCGCGCTCGCCGGCACGCTGTCCGCCGTAGCGGGCCGCCTCCTGTTCGACGGTTGGCCGACGGGCGTCGCCATCGGCTGGGCGCAGCACCACGGCGGTTCGTGGCCGTCGACCACGGCCAGCGTCCACACGTCGGTCGGCGCCACGGCGATCCGCCGCTGGCTCGCGCCGATCGCGTACCAGGACGCTCCCGAGCACGTGCTCCCGCCCGAGCTCCGCGACGCCAACCCGCTCGGCATCCCCCGCCGCGAGTCCTGA
- a CDS encoding amino acid permease, whose product MSAEPSSTHLEDGDHLAVLGYEDSFNRSMTLWANFALGFTYLSPLVGVYSLFAVAVATGGPPSIWWIVIVGAGQLLVSLVFGEVVSQYPIHGGIYPWTRRLWGRRYAWMAAWIYIWAMIVTITAVAGYGSGFFASLFGLPATKEVTFGLTVLLLLVALALNFTGTKTLATVARIGLAAELIGVIAVGLYLLIFQRKHPFSVFFDSMGVEGHGSYIAAFLSAALAGLFLFYGFEACGDVAEEVANPARRIPTAMVMTILVGGVSALFAFGGYVLAAPDLERIVSGKDVDPIPEILQSTLGTVGAKIFLVVAVTAFLSCVLSLQAAASRLLFSFARDGMIPAHRWLSKVSPRTKVPVNALIVACSIPLLISLIVYLGPDGLITQVTAFAVLGIYVAFQSVVLASLRQRMKGWRPAGPFSLGRAGLIVNIVALVYGIFAMVLLAWPTSTGNVFNDWIVLIGLGIVAGAGLLYLLLARPDRASDAPEGDAIRVAELLRARRAQPEAAATPAADPDRV is encoded by the coding sequence TGGGCGAACTTCGCCCTGGGCTTCACCTACCTCTCGCCCCTGGTCGGCGTGTACTCGCTGTTCGCGGTCGCCGTGGCGACGGGCGGGCCGCCGTCGATCTGGTGGATCGTCATCGTGGGCGCCGGCCAGCTGCTGGTCTCCCTGGTGTTCGGCGAGGTGGTGTCGCAGTACCCCATCCACGGCGGCATCTACCCGTGGACGCGGCGGCTCTGGGGCCGGCGGTACGCGTGGATGGCGGCCTGGATCTACATCTGGGCGATGATCGTCACGATCACCGCGGTCGCCGGCTACGGCAGCGGCTTCTTCGCCAGCCTGTTCGGGCTGCCCGCGACCAAGGAGGTCACGTTCGGGCTGACCGTGCTGCTCCTCCTCGTCGCTCTGGCCCTGAACTTCACCGGGACCAAGACGCTCGCCACCGTCGCGCGCATCGGCCTCGCCGCCGAGCTGATCGGCGTCATCGCGGTCGGCCTGTACCTGCTGATCTTCCAGCGGAAGCACCCGTTCTCGGTGTTCTTCGACTCGATGGGCGTTGAGGGGCACGGGTCGTACATCGCCGCGTTCCTGAGCGCTGCGCTGGCAGGACTGTTCCTCTTCTACGGGTTCGAGGCGTGCGGGGATGTGGCCGAAGAGGTCGCGAACCCGGCCCGCCGCATCCCGACGGCGATGGTGATGACCATCCTCGTCGGCGGTGTGTCCGCACTGTTCGCCTTCGGCGGCTACGTGCTCGCAGCGCCGGACCTCGAGCGGATCGTGTCGGGCAAGGATGTGGACCCGATCCCCGAGATCCTGCAGTCGACGCTCGGGACGGTCGGCGCGAAGATCTTCCTCGTGGTCGCGGTCACCGCATTCCTGTCGTGCGTGCTCAGCCTGCAGGCGGCGGCATCCCGGCTGCTGTTCTCGTTCGCCCGCGACGGCATGATCCCCGCGCACCGGTGGCTGTCGAAGGTGTCGCCGCGCACGAAGGTGCCGGTCAACGCGCTCATCGTCGCGTGCAGCATCCCGCTGCTGATCAGCCTGATCGTCTACCTCGGCCCCGACGGTCTGATCACGCAGGTCACCGCGTTCGCGGTGCTCGGGATCTACGTGGCCTTCCAGTCCGTCGTACTCGCGTCGCTGCGGCAGCGGATGAAGGGCTGGCGCCCGGCCGGGCCGTTCAGCCTGGGCCGCGCGGGCCTGATCGTCAACATCGTGGCGCTCGTCTACGGGATCTTCGCGATGGTCCTGCTGGCGTGGCCGACCTCGACCGGGAACGTGTTCAACGACTGGATCGTGCTGATCGGTCTCGGGATCGTCGCGGGAGCGGGGCTGCTGTACCTGCTGCTGGCCCGGCCGGACCGTGCGTCCGACGCGCCCGAGGGCGACGCGATCCGTGTCGCGGAGCTGCTCCGCGCGCGCCGCGCGCAGCCCGAGGCCGCGGCGACGCCCGCCGCGGACCCCGATCGCGTCTGA